The following are encoded in a window of Ensifer adhaerens genomic DNA:
- a CDS encoding caspase family protein, with the protein MRMWFSWLSLLALTLIASTDAFAAESGRRLALVIGNSTYEAAGSLPNASRDARAFGAFLSAQGFDADIVIDVNRSQLAEAVSRFSRRIAANDVALFYYAGHGMQLRGENYLVATNAKLANEFDVHAETLALADVVRAIETKAKIALVFLDACRNNPLANRLNEEIEGATRSLATRGLAPIETESAGTMVAFAAAPGQVASDGRGENSPFTQALVSHLASPGLEIGTAFKRVIRDVREATAGKQSPQILSSLSLEFYFGPALQQSEQAPVAAPVTDPKTVAAEADFQKALRINTARIWTFFLAKHRDGESADVARQMLAVMQPEAASSPSSSTPQERENELVPDKAKRTEIQLALAAKGYDTGSADGVFGAQTRRAITGYQKSAGLTETGYFGESTAKALGINVVSAADGLYSSPKARRYLPKDFVGLETDQRVWKAIDCDPWQEKVYGSFRGHIYLVIQAQWETWNSANMAAKRCGGHLATIGSKEENDFVTSLISKEDRFFFTNFNDGYSHKFGPWIGLIQDEGGREPRGGWRWVTGEALTFTKWLEGSPNEDNPGDDVGMYFVGIEGKHDMKSVRLETWADMPATDSTHSFVIEFD; encoded by the coding sequence ATGCGAATGTGGTTTTCATGGTTATCCCTGCTTGCACTCACTCTGATCGCGTCCACTGATGCGTTTGCAGCCGAAAGCGGTCGACGCCTGGCGCTCGTCATTGGAAACTCGACATACGAAGCCGCCGGTTCGCTTCCAAACGCCTCTCGCGACGCGCGCGCGTTCGGAGCGTTCCTCTCCGCCCAAGGATTTGATGCTGACATCGTTATCGACGTGAACCGCAGCCAGTTGGCCGAAGCGGTCTCGCGCTTTTCGCGCAGAATAGCGGCAAACGACGTAGCGCTTTTTTACTATGCCGGTCACGGCATGCAGCTTCGCGGCGAAAATTATCTCGTCGCCACCAACGCCAAGCTTGCGAACGAATTCGACGTTCATGCCGAGACCCTCGCACTTGCCGATGTGGTGCGTGCGATCGAGACGAAGGCAAAGATCGCGCTCGTCTTTCTGGACGCCTGCCGCAACAATCCGCTTGCCAACCGGCTCAACGAAGAAATCGAAGGTGCAACCCGAAGCCTTGCGACGCGGGGACTGGCCCCGATTGAGACGGAAAGTGCCGGCACCATGGTCGCCTTTGCAGCGGCACCCGGGCAAGTCGCATCTGACGGACGCGGCGAGAATTCGCCATTCACTCAGGCGCTCGTCAGCCACCTGGCGAGCCCAGGCCTTGAGATTGGGACAGCGTTCAAGCGGGTCATCCGCGACGTGAGAGAGGCAACTGCCGGCAAGCAATCGCCGCAGATCCTGTCTTCGCTCTCGCTCGAATTCTATTTCGGGCCTGCCTTGCAACAATCGGAGCAGGCACCAGTTGCCGCCCCGGTGACAGATCCGAAAACTGTGGCGGCCGAGGCAGATTTTCAGAAGGCGCTGCGGATCAACACTGCGCGTATATGGACGTTCTTTCTCGCAAAACATCGCGATGGCGAAAGCGCCGATGTCGCTCGGCAGATGCTGGCGGTGATGCAGCCTGAGGCGGCTTCTTCCCCGTCGTCGTCAACGCCGCAGGAACGCGAGAACGAACTTGTCCCTGACAAGGCCAAGCGAACCGAGATCCAGCTGGCCCTTGCCGCGAAGGGCTACGACACGGGAAGCGCCGACGGAGTGTTCGGTGCGCAGACCCGAAGGGCCATAACCGGCTACCAGAAATCCGCTGGACTTACGGAAACGGGCTATTTTGGTGAATCGACCGCCAAGGCGCTTGGCATCAATGTGGTCAGTGCTGCCGACGGTCTTTATTCTTCGCCCAAAGCGCGGCGGTATCTACCGAAGGATTTTGTCGGCCTCGAAACCGATCAGCGCGTCTGGAAGGCCATTGACTGCGACCCATGGCAGGAGAAGGTCTACGGCTCGTTCAGGGGCCACATATACCTGGTGATACAGGCGCAATGGGAAACGTGGAACTCGGCGAATATGGCTGCCAAGCGCTGTGGTGGTCACCTCGCCACAATCGGCTCGAAGGAGGAGAACGATTTTGTGACTTCGCTCATCAGCAAGGAAGATCGCTTTTTCTTCACCAACTTTAACGACGGATATTCTCACAAGTTTGGTCCCTGGATCGGTTTGATCCAAGATGAAGGCGGTCGCGAACCCAGGGGCGGCTGGCGTTGGGTCACCGGTGAGGCACTGACATTCACAAAGTGGCTGGAAGGTTCACCGAACGAAGACAATCCAGGCGATGACGTCGGCATGTACTTCGTGGGTATTGAAGGAAAGCACGACATGAAGTCGGTTCGGCTGGAGACGTGGGCGGATATGCCGGCGACGGATTCCACCCACAGTTTCGTCATCGAATTCGATTGA
- a CDS encoding AAA family ATPase: MNDVTTWLAEIGLPHLADKFVDAQIDFDTLALLSDQDLRELGVPLGPRRKLLAAIAALGNSARQSGGYRTPVERRQLTILVGDMVGSTEYASRLDPEDFSQLTQTFLSRCSGLARSHGGFVANYVGDALQVLFGFPAAEENDAERAIQLALDIVTTVPQMETPDGSRLSVRIGVASGLVVVGDIEGAPAGISTVAFGHVPNLAHRLQAIAEPNGIYVDENTYQTTAGAVEYADVGGKTLKGFSGPIHIRRALKPIARQYRFAGGLRATPLVGRKSELQAVGTLWDAVRADGNGRIAFISGEPGIGKSRLLYEVGRSFPGSKALVAQCGPAFTNSALFPFLRLLKQEVGITEDTPMPSERLRSALSASTVPLSISYPIFTRLLAVEPDYEPSRLAASEQETAISQVFLDWLRQLASAGPLMLFVEDEQWIDPSSGKFLQTLAYGVEQFPVFLLVTSRESRTRAEFDKVVTVHLALERFSREEAGEFVQHVVEGDHLSSGVISTLLSKAEGVPLYLEELARSALMLAAHSSEPSETKSESDVAVPISLQSALMSRLDKLGAVKAVAQTAAVIGREFDLKTLAHVVGLSSEVLRPQIERLVAVGLVAPQPFGNWPRYSFSHSLLQEAAQGALLRDRRRELHALVAEAIEVVQPRTVVEHPEILAQHYHAATQFERAAEYWLRAGRKLGATWAKVEAANMFSKGIECVGKMPPSRVRDCKELTLELERGDVLYAAYGYMTGDGSDAYRNVMRLSEATGDSEAAIRALDGLFGTSFNSARFSDAEWASNQLKEIGRRDTNIKALVLGLQFGGMCAFARGRFPQAREVLLEALEYREHAHEVGSDFPSMSMLYLSWTLQILGEADAAMELFQAAEMETRGQADYRLAAYLGNGCILMSLRQDVATLARLVDELVPLATRNGFQLWLNFASFFSGWVKAASSQDASGLAQMKHICDNMGDQEVDKTCYLGVLTDSYLRMGRIGEAAAALDQGLDLAGRTGEHYYMPELLRLRGELLRQTGRTADAKRLFEEAISFASDQGAKAWEARAKQSLDLLSSDPPR; this comes from the coding sequence ATGAACGACGTCACCACATGGCTGGCCGAGATCGGGTTGCCGCATTTGGCGGACAAATTCGTCGACGCACAAATCGACTTTGACACGCTTGCGCTGCTTTCTGATCAGGATTTGCGCGAACTCGGCGTCCCCTTGGGGCCCCGCCGCAAGCTGCTTGCAGCGATCGCTGCGCTCGGCAATTCTGCGCGGCAGTCCGGGGGGTATCGGACTCCAGTCGAACGGCGGCAGCTGACGATCCTGGTGGGCGATATGGTCGGCTCGACCGAGTATGCCTCCAGGCTCGACCCTGAGGACTTCAGCCAGCTCACACAGACATTCCTTTCGCGTTGCAGCGGGCTTGCAAGGTCGCACGGGGGGTTCGTTGCCAACTATGTCGGTGACGCGCTGCAGGTCCTGTTCGGCTTCCCTGCGGCGGAGGAGAACGATGCCGAGCGCGCGATACAGTTGGCGCTCGACATCGTGACAACCGTGCCACAGATGGAGACGCCGGACGGTTCGCGACTGAGCGTGAGGATAGGGGTTGCAAGCGGTCTGGTCGTCGTCGGCGATATTGAGGGTGCGCCTGCCGGGATTTCAACGGTGGCGTTCGGGCATGTCCCGAATCTCGCGCACCGCCTTCAGGCGATTGCCGAACCGAACGGCATCTATGTCGATGAGAACACCTACCAAACAACGGCTGGCGCCGTGGAGTACGCCGATGTCGGCGGGAAAACCCTGAAGGGCTTTAGTGGTCCCATTCACATCCGGCGCGCCCTCAAGCCGATTGCGAGGCAATACCGCTTTGCGGGGGGACTCCGAGCGACGCCGCTGGTGGGGAGAAAGAGTGAGTTGCAGGCAGTCGGGACCCTTTGGGACGCCGTGCGAGCTGACGGCAACGGGCGGATCGCATTTATAAGCGGAGAGCCGGGGATCGGTAAATCGCGCCTGCTCTATGAGGTTGGCAGAAGCTTTCCCGGATCGAAGGCGCTCGTTGCGCAGTGCGGCCCTGCCTTCACCAACAGCGCGCTTTTTCCGTTCTTGAGACTGCTGAAGCAGGAGGTTGGCATTACAGAGGACACGCCGATGCCATCTGAGAGGCTGCGGTCCGCTCTGTCGGCTAGTACCGTCCCCTTGTCGATCTCGTACCCGATCTTCACACGGCTTCTGGCGGTTGAACCGGATTACGAGCCGTCTAGGCTTGCCGCGTCCGAACAGGAGACCGCGATCAGCCAAGTGTTTTTGGACTGGCTTCGGCAATTGGCGAGCGCCGGGCCCTTGATGCTCTTTGTGGAAGATGAACAATGGATCGATCCTTCCTCCGGCAAGTTCCTCCAGACGCTCGCCTACGGCGTTGAGCAGTTTCCGGTGTTCCTGCTGGTGACCTCGCGAGAAAGCCGGACGAGGGCCGAGTTCGACAAAGTAGTCACTGTGCACCTTGCTCTAGAGCGGTTCTCCCGGGAGGAGGCTGGCGAGTTCGTCCAGCATGTCGTGGAAGGGGACCATCTGTCTTCCGGCGTCATCTCGACGCTTCTCAGCAAAGCCGAAGGGGTTCCCCTCTATCTGGAGGAACTCGCCCGGTCGGCCCTTATGCTTGCTGCCCATTCGTCCGAACCGTCCGAGACGAAGTCGGAGAGCGACGTAGCCGTCCCCATCTCGCTCCAGTCCGCGCTCATGTCTCGTCTGGATAAGCTCGGCGCGGTCAAGGCAGTCGCGCAGACTGCGGCTGTGATCGGCCGGGAATTCGACCTGAAGACGCTCGCTCATGTTGTCGGTCTCTCGAGCGAGGTGTTGCGGCCGCAGATTGAACGCCTTGTCGCGGTAGGGCTCGTCGCACCGCAGCCCTTCGGCAACTGGCCCCGTTACTCCTTCTCTCACAGCTTGTTACAGGAGGCCGCCCAGGGGGCCTTGCTCCGGGATCGGCGGCGGGAGCTTCATGCCCTTGTCGCCGAGGCGATCGAGGTAGTCCAACCGAGGACGGTCGTGGAACATCCCGAGATCCTCGCCCAGCATTACCATGCGGCAACGCAGTTTGAGCGCGCTGCCGAATACTGGCTTAGGGCGGGTAGGAAGCTTGGGGCGACGTGGGCGAAGGTCGAGGCTGCGAACATGTTCTCGAAGGGGATCGAATGTGTCGGAAAAATGCCGCCGTCGAGGGTACGCGACTGCAAGGAACTGACCCTCGAACTCGAAAGGGGCGACGTCCTTTACGCTGCATACGGATACATGACCGGGGACGGCAGCGACGCGTACCGGAACGTTATGCGACTGAGCGAGGCTACAGGGGATTCGGAGGCGGCTATCCGGGCACTGGATGGCCTGTTTGGAACTTCGTTCAACTCCGCCCGGTTCTCTGACGCGGAATGGGCGAGCAACCAGCTCAAGGAGATTGGCCGTAGGGATACCAATATCAAGGCCCTTGTACTCGGGCTGCAGTTCGGGGGAATGTGCGCTTTCGCACGCGGCAGGTTTCCACAGGCGCGAGAGGTGTTGCTGGAGGCTCTCGAGTACCGCGAACATGCCCATGAGGTCGGAAGTGACTTTCCAAGCATGTCGATGCTCTATCTCTCGTGGACGCTGCAAATACTTGGGGAGGCCGACGCGGCCATGGAATTGTTCCAAGCGGCTGAAATGGAGACCCGCGGACAAGCTGACTACCGGCTCGCTGCGTATCTGGGAAACGGTTGCATACTGATGTCTCTTCGCCAGGACGTTGCGACGCTCGCGCGGCTGGTGGACGAACTCGTGCCACTCGCGACACGCAACGGGTTCCAGCTTTGGCTCAACTTCGCTTCGTTTTTTTCCGGGTGGGTCAAGGCCGCAAGCAGCCAGGACGCTTCCGGCCTCGCACAGATGAAGCACATTTGCGACAACATGGGTGATCAGGAGGTCGATAAGACATGCTATCTGGGCGTACTTACAGATAGCTATCTTCGAATGGGACGGATTGGCGAGGCAGCGGCTGCGCTTGACCAGGGATTGGATCTCGCAGGACGTACCGGCGAGCACTACTACATGCCTGAGCTGCTTCGTTTAAGAGGAGAATTGCTGAGGCAAACGGGTCGGACCGCGGACGCCAAGAGATTGTTTGAGGAGGCGATTTCTTTCGCAAGCGATCAGGGGGCCAAGGCATGGGAGGCGAGAGCCAAGCAGTCACTTGATTTGCTTTCGTCTGACCCGCCAAGATAG
- a CDS encoding heparin lyase I family protein: protein MRLIVLSALFGATFSVSYATDFSEDFAAGSLGKSWCGCQIDQNRPVTFGSDPQEVGDKHAQITVDPSIADNECEKSEQIKCNAATSGAKTAISGSTFQHDEDFPDDLGPSFIQGLSDYTILKSGTPAIQRQELRLVKNLEHDSADAHEYVITFRISKPDTTIRTRWITAQWKQEPLPSYGVGWSPSPFLAQRYDGGVLYVTVQDENCRCLIASAKAPNQTFKWEKGALSKCKVTYPKKNEGHACTSALVARYGKNPWLDAPSSGWTEMRYLIKAGREKRDFIEVYQDGRFIVRVSGKIGYVPKPGTKIKTKFKIGHYRDYMPSTDVLEVDSVRVSPR from the coding sequence ATGCGGTTGATTGTTTTATCAGCGTTATTCGGAGCCACGTTTTCGGTTTCATACGCAACCGATTTTTCGGAAGACTTTGCCGCTGGCAGTCTCGGTAAGAGTTGGTGTGGTTGCCAGATTGACCAAAACCGGCCGGTGACCTTCGGTTCTGACCCCCAAGAGGTTGGCGACAAGCACGCACAGATTACGGTTGATCCGTCGATAGCGGACAATGAATGCGAAAAAAGCGAGCAAATTAAGTGTAATGCTGCAACCAGTGGCGCCAAGACCGCAATAAGCGGGTCAACCTTTCAACACGACGAAGATTTCCCGGATGACCTCGGGCCGTCCTTCATCCAGGGGTTATCGGATTACACCATCCTCAAATCCGGCACCCCGGCCATTCAACGCCAGGAATTGCGTCTCGTAAAAAATCTGGAACATGACAGTGCTGACGCACATGAGTATGTGATTACTTTCCGCATTTCGAAGCCCGATACCACCATCAGGACGCGCTGGATTACGGCTCAGTGGAAACAGGAGCCGCTCCCATCATATGGAGTCGGCTGGAGCCCCAGTCCGTTTCTCGCCCAGCGTTATGACGGCGGCGTGCTCTATGTCACTGTTCAGGATGAAAACTGCAGGTGTCTGATCGCATCCGCCAAGGCTCCCAATCAAACTTTCAAATGGGAGAAAGGAGCACTGTCCAAATGCAAGGTGACCTACCCTAAGAAGAATGAGGGTCATGCGTGTACCAGTGCGCTCGTCGCCCGTTATGGAAAGAACCCGTGGCTGGACGCGCCTTCATCCGGGTGGACGGAGATGCGCTATCTCATCAAAGCAGGAAGAGAGAAGCGCGACTTCATTGAAGTCTATCAGGACGGTCGGTTCATCGTGCGGGTATCCGGGAAGATTGGCTACGTGCCGAAGCCGGGCACGAAGATCAAGACGAAATTCAAGATCGGACACTACCGGGACTACATGCCCAGCACGGACGTACTTGAGGTCGATTCGGTGAGGGTGTCGCCCAGATGA
- a CDS encoding ABC transporter ATP-binding protein, with product MAANSNDDPQSEFFLAAQEFARALGVDVEVLLAQYLQEATDTAAADPDCLKSTEIQLFLQDGVLAADRIAHIENCMACTAMAETIVPEGSNLADYLSSAKLQAEERLQRNKSTWLQSRLSIDGRIVLQGVTRRVSNVAVVDDLNLSVESGEICALLGPKGSGTSIVLRMIAGLEPVDAGSVILDGTDVTHIPAGRRRVASVLDSASLQSHLSVGENIASAFEFKRTYGARALADEIVVLLDLEGVMGQTPASLSDAQRARVVLARALVSDPRLLLFDSMPLKGDISSLWLEIAELHRELGPTMVISTHDQAEAMRLADRICVLLNGRVLQTGRPEDLYKRPDNRAVAGLIGYPQMNFLPVTTLGNTGNTFSLSIAGVEDITVSSRFPIDAATPAPHAVGIRPEHVLLTDLNSSGVELAGTVVAIARAGDTATVTVATDAGQVIAGGTAAEMGKIGERIGLILLREQLHVFAEDGRAI from the coding sequence ATGGCGGCCAATTCAAATGATGATCCGCAATCCGAGTTTTTTCTAGCGGCGCAGGAATTTGCTCGGGCGCTCGGTGTCGATGTCGAGGTGCTTCTCGCGCAGTATCTGCAGGAAGCGACCGACACGGCGGCCGCTGACCCGGACTGTCTGAAATCTACCGAGATCCAGCTGTTTCTTCAGGACGGTGTTTTGGCGGCCGACAGGATCGCGCACATTGAAAACTGCATGGCCTGCACTGCCATGGCCGAGACGATCGTTCCGGAAGGCTCCAATCTTGCGGACTACCTTTCCAGCGCCAAGCTTCAGGCCGAAGAGAGGCTGCAGCGGAACAAGAGCACCTGGCTGCAGTCCCGCTTGTCGATCGACGGGCGCATTGTTCTTCAGGGCGTCACGAGACGGGTTTCGAATGTCGCTGTCGTCGACGACCTCAACCTGTCGGTCGAAAGCGGTGAAATTTGCGCATTGCTCGGGCCAAAAGGTTCGGGCACGTCGATCGTCTTGCGCATGATAGCCGGACTTGAGCCCGTCGATGCCGGCTCGGTCATACTGGACGGCACAGATGTCACACACATCCCAGCGGGCAGGCGTCGCGTGGCTTCTGTTCTCGACAGCGCGTCGCTTCAATCTCACCTGAGCGTTGGTGAGAACATTGCGTCGGCATTCGAATTCAAACGGACGTACGGCGCACGGGCACTTGCCGACGAGATCGTAGTATTGCTCGACCTGGAAGGCGTCATGGGACAGACGCCAGCGAGCTTGTCGGACGCGCAGCGCGCGCGTGTCGTTCTTGCCCGCGCACTCGTCAGTGACCCAAGGCTTCTTCTGTTCGACAGCATGCCTCTCAAGGGTGATATTTCGTCGTTGTGGTTGGAAATAGCCGAACTCCATCGCGAACTTGGTCCGACGATGGTGATCAGCACCCACGACCAGGCGGAAGCCATGCGCCTGGCGGATCGGATCTGTGTGCTGCTGAATGGGCGTGTCCTGCAAACGGGAAGGCCGGAGGACCTGTATAAACGTCCCGACAATCGCGCGGTTGCCGGCCTGATCGGCTACCCGCAAATGAACTTTCTGCCAGTAACGACGCTTGGCAATACGGGCAACACATTTTCTTTATCGATCGCCGGAGTGGAAGACATAACGGTATCTTCCCGATTTCCGATCGACGCCGCCACCCCGGCGCCCCATGCCGTCGGCATTCGGCCAGAGCATGTTCTGCTAACCGACCTAAATAGTTCGGGCGTCGAACTGGCCGGTACAGTTGTTGCGATTGCTCGAGCCGGAGACACCGCAACGGTGACAGTTGCCACCGACGCCGGCCAGGTCATTGCGGGAGGAACTGCAGCAGAGATGGGCAAGATTGGAGAGCGAATTGGGCTTATTCTCCTCCGCGAACAGTTGCATGTCTTCGCAGAAGACGGCCGGGCTATTTAG
- a CDS encoding amidase, translating to MLVEYDDLDGFGLAELVKAGGVSALELVETAIARIETRNPALNAVVLTLLEQARSAASTVDVSAPFAGVPFLMKDLLSAVEGVPTSHGNRHWAKLAAGGDSEIVKRWKKAGLIILGKTNTPEFGLTPYTESETFGPARNPWDLERTPGGSSGGSGAAVAARIVPLASGGDGGGSIRIPASACGVFGMKPTRGRTPSGPYIGEPWAGFAVEHVLTRSVRDSAALLDYVQGPDVGAPHYLSPSSGSFLDAVRGPPRKLRIAVSSAPMLGGKVEPEVLAAFADATKLLSELGHEIVEVAPQVDAEAFSLSFLTVLAAELRVEMEDAAKAAGVPIRVEDFDASTIGMGLLGQAFSASDLAKALRYLKLAARGVSSFFETHDALMTPVLSRLPPPIGALQPSRHEKTIIRAIGRAKAGWLLRKLGIAERLAADTFAFMPWTPVFNVTGQPAMSVPLFWTDGGLPIGTHFVGRFGDEATLFQLASQLERARPWSDRKPPLCR from the coding sequence ATGCTGGTTGAGTACGACGATCTGGATGGTTTCGGATTGGCGGAACTGGTGAAGGCCGGGGGCGTGTCAGCTCTTGAGCTGGTAGAGACAGCAATCGCAAGGATCGAAACTCGAAATCCGGCTCTCAACGCCGTTGTTCTCACCTTGCTCGAACAGGCCCGGAGCGCAGCATCCACTGTGGATGTCAGTGCGCCTTTCGCAGGCGTTCCATTTCTGATGAAAGACCTTCTGTCCGCGGTAGAGGGTGTGCCCACATCTCATGGCAACCGCCATTGGGCGAAGCTTGCCGCCGGCGGCGATTCCGAAATCGTGAAGCGCTGGAAGAAGGCAGGGTTGATCATCCTCGGCAAGACCAACACCCCTGAGTTCGGGCTGACGCCTTATACAGAATCCGAAACCTTCGGCCCGGCTCGGAACCCATGGGACCTCGAGCGCACGCCGGGCGGCTCCAGCGGCGGTTCAGGAGCGGCAGTCGCAGCTCGCATCGTGCCGCTCGCCTCTGGGGGTGACGGTGGCGGCTCGATCCGGATCCCGGCATCGGCCTGTGGGGTGTTTGGGATGAAACCAACGCGCGGCCGCACCCCGTCTGGCCCCTATATCGGAGAGCCTTGGGCGGGTTTTGCCGTCGAGCATGTACTGACCCGGTCGGTGCGCGACTCGGCCGCTTTGCTCGACTATGTGCAGGGACCCGACGTGGGTGCGCCGCACTATCTGTCGCCCTCCTCGGGCTCATTCCTCGATGCCGTCAGAGGGCCGCCCCGAAAACTACGTATCGCGGTTTCCTCAGCGCCGATGCTCGGTGGTAAAGTCGAACCGGAGGTCCTTGCCGCATTTGCTGACGCGACGAAGCTGCTCTCCGAACTTGGTCACGAGATCGTCGAGGTAGCACCCCAAGTCGATGCGGAGGCATTCTCACTATCATTTCTCACCGTGCTTGCCGCGGAACTGCGCGTGGAGATGGAGGACGCGGCCAAAGCGGCCGGTGTCCCGATCAGGGTCGAGGACTTCGACGCTTCCACGATTGGCATGGGCCTGCTTGGACAGGCTTTCTCCGCAAGCGATCTTGCAAAGGCCCTGCGCTACCTCAAGCTGGCAGCGCGCGGCGTCAGTTCCTTCTTCGAGACCCATGACGCACTCATGACGCCAGTGCTTTCACGCTTGCCCCCGCCGATCGGGGCGCTCCAGCCTTCCCGTCATGAGAAGACGATCATCCGTGCGATCGGCCGCGCCAAGGCCGGTTGGTTGCTTCGAAAGCTTGGGATTGCCGAACGACTTGCCGCAGACACGTTCGCCTTCATGCCTTGGACGCCGGTGTTCAACGTGACCGGACAGCCTGCAATGTCGGTCCCGCTTTTCTGGACGGACGGCGGTTTGCCGATCGGCACGCATTTCGTCGGCCGCTTCGGCGATGAGGCAACATTGTTCCAACTCGCTAGCCAACTTGAACGGGCGCGACCATGGTCTGACCGCAAGCCGCCTCTTTGCAGGTGA
- a CDS encoding heparin lyase I family protein — translation MGPDDMVKYFILSLSMLGISSVCSSCIKTLSDDFSQLEPSSIWFVCHRDENSFSFGKVPGEARTAMTATVRPRLGIQAFAPAATHSGCRDADGNYEPDGRNERAELWEEDSVWLPLGTDIWYRFDMYVDDSVVPGADRTVIGQWKQTSGPLDASPVLAQRFTNRTFTITIEQDNDRPGRNPADAQCRILVATEASSSDEIGHGGEHDVLAPPSSVPEKSTVLSIGHASDSIRYDPIRGFSKAVDCTIDDISITTFHPLPEVFGTWTTMVYHVRFLPDHNGLVEVWANGKAIARAAGRIGFRPTTPRSRQYFKFALTEIMPPMRPPPV, via the coding sequence TTGGGTCCTGACGATATGGTCAAGTATTTCATTCTTTCGCTCTCAATGCTCGGCATTTCATCTGTTTGTTCGTCATGCATCAAAACACTCTCGGACGACTTTTCCCAACTGGAACCGTCATCAATCTGGTTTGTCTGCCATCGGGACGAAAATAGTTTCTCTTTCGGGAAAGTCCCTGGTGAGGCAAGAACAGCTATGACTGCGACGGTGAGGCCGAGACTCGGCATTCAAGCCTTTGCTCCGGCAGCAACCCATTCCGGTTGCCGTGATGCCGACGGCAATTACGAGCCTGACGGCCGGAACGAGCGGGCTGAACTCTGGGAAGAGGACAGCGTTTGGCTGCCGTTGGGAACAGATATTTGGTACCGCTTCGACATGTATGTGGATGACAGTGTCGTCCCGGGAGCGGACCGAACGGTGATTGGTCAGTGGAAACAAACAAGCGGTCCACTGGATGCCAGTCCTGTGCTGGCTCAGCGTTTTACCAATCGCACGTTTACGATCACCATTGAGCAGGACAATGATCGACCTGGCCGAAATCCAGCTGATGCTCAATGCCGTATTCTCGTAGCGACCGAAGCATCGTCATCAGATGAGATTGGACATGGCGGTGAACACGACGTGCTTGCACCACCGTCGTCCGTCCCGGAAAAATCGACCGTCTTATCGATAGGACACGCTTCAGACTCGATACGCTACGACCCGATCAGAGGATTCAGCAAGGCAGTGGATTGCACGATCGACGATATATCCATTACGACCTTTCATCCTCTCCCCGAGGTTTTCGGAACATGGACCACGATGGTGTATCACGTGCGCTTTCTTCCTGACCACAACGGGCTCGTGGAAGTGTGGGCAAATGGAAAAGCGATTGCGCGCGCGGCTGGCAGAATCGGTTTCCGTCCAACCACTCCGCGCAGCAGACAATACTTCAAATTTGCCCTTACCGAAATCATGCCTCCTATGAGACCACCTCCCGTTTAG
- a CDS encoding serine hydrolase domain-containing protein: MSASSFARGAEIKQVSFECDVTPSKRCDLNTFVQYARVCALLVVQKGSLLLEYFNRDDGFCPERGAINEPTRRYGIASVTKAITSTLIGHAIATRYGARTRDDFRRILKMPVGRFVERMHVPPPSAYANVPLQDVLRMRSGVRWNELGWHGLFSDANQFSLDVRNLKMNVRDFARRYRARNEDGDESFNYSALDAAVVALVAERMVAPSSLTDFLAKGIWSAIGAQGDASWGVDGDGTAIGPCCFKAEAGDLARFGVFVLNKGRVGRSQIVPEAWFDIATRTNTVDDDAIDLENRYQNIGCPLEYRYFWWRRRGHSDFTAIGRDGQFVHVYPDSGTVVVQISDWRAWSNGSARECLTFRAHDALVRAAVKAQEVPHTASTSPN, encoded by the coding sequence ATGTCAGCTTCCTCCTTTGCGCGCGGAGCGGAAATCAAACAGGTCTCATTCGAGTGCGACGTCACGCCATCTAAACGATGTGATCTAAACACGTTTGTGCAGTACGCACGCGTGTGCGCTTTGCTAGTGGTGCAGAAAGGCAGCCTCCTCCTGGAATACTTCAATCGCGACGATGGCTTCTGCCCCGAAAGGGGGGCGATCAATGAGCCGACCCGACGCTACGGCATCGCTTCGGTAACAAAGGCGATTACCTCAACCTTGATCGGACATGCGATCGCCACTCGCTACGGGGCAAGAACGCGCGACGATTTCAGGCGGATCTTGAAGATGCCTGTAGGTAGGTTTGTGGAGCGAATGCACGTTCCTCCCCCAAGCGCGTACGCAAACGTGCCATTGCAAGACGTTTTACGCATGCGCTCCGGAGTCCGTTGGAATGAGTTGGGCTGGCACGGGCTGTTCTCCGATGCGAACCAGTTCAGTCTAGATGTGCGAAACCTCAAGATGAACGTTCGGGACTTCGCGAGGCGCTATCGAGCGCGAAATGAGGACGGCGACGAGAGCTTCAACTACTCGGCTCTGGATGCGGCGGTCGTCGCCCTCGTTGCGGAGCGCATGGTGGCCCCATCCTCCCTCACTGATTTCCTCGCGAAAGGCATCTGGTCCGCCATAGGCGCACAAGGCGACGCGTCGTGGGGCGTTGACGGGGACGGAACTGCGATCGGACCATGCTGCTTCAAAGCCGAAGCCGGCGATCTCGCACGATTTGGCGTGTTCGTTCTGAACAAAGGAAGAGTGGGCCGTAGTCAAATTGTTCCGGAGGCATGGTTCGATATAGCAACCAGAACAAACACAGTCGACGACGACGCGATCGACCTCGAGAACCGCTATCAGAACATCGGGTGCCCTTTGGAGTACCGATACTTCTGGTGGCGACGACGCGGACACTCGGACTTCACTGCGATCGGTCGGGACGGCCAGTTCGTCCACGTCTACCCGGACAGCGGGACCGTTGTCGTCCAAATTAGCGATTGGAGGGCTTGGAGCAATGGATCAGCAAGAGAGTGCCTGACCTTCAGGGCACACGACGCTTTGGTGCGCGCTGCTGTGAAGGCGCAAGAAGTGCCTCACACCGCTTCTACTTCGCCGAACTAG